Proteins encoded in a region of the Paenibacillus pedocola genome:
- a CDS encoding carbohydrate ABC transporter permease produces MGGKAFQMSKGERIFDIFLYIALGLIMIVTLYPFLNVLAISFNESTDTVRGGIYIWPRAWTLENYQRIFSYTGLIQGFKISVLRTITGTLLGLLSSSMLAFTLSRPEFRARKFVSYFLALTMYFSGGMVPMYILMRDLNLIGTFWIYILPGAVSAFNVFVIRSFMDGLPFALQESAKLDGANDFVIFYKIILPLCKPVLATIALFLAVGQWNEWFSTYLYNGNKPHLTTLQYELMKVLSSTNQGSGMVNANDMAQQMAQISPESIKMAITIVVTVPILVVYPFLQKYFVGGMTLGAVKA; encoded by the coding sequence GTGGGTGGCAAAGCATTTCAAATGTCAAAAGGTGAGCGTATATTCGACATCTTTCTATACATTGCTCTTGGACTAATCATGATCGTGACGTTGTATCCCTTCCTGAACGTACTGGCGATTTCTTTTAACGAATCTACAGACACTGTTCGGGGCGGCATCTATATCTGGCCAAGAGCCTGGACGCTTGAGAATTACCAGCGTATCTTCAGTTATACCGGCCTGATACAAGGCTTCAAAATATCTGTACTCCGTACCATTACCGGTACGCTACTGGGACTCCTGAGTTCTTCCATGCTGGCCTTTACGCTCAGCCGTCCGGAGTTCAGAGCCAGAAAGTTTGTCTCTTATTTCCTGGCCCTGACAATGTATTTCTCCGGCGGTATGGTGCCAATGTACATTCTGATGAGAGACTTGAACCTGATCGGTACCTTCTGGATTTACATCCTGCCGGGTGCGGTTTCCGCCTTCAACGTCTTCGTCATCCGGTCCTTTATGGACGGGCTGCCGTTCGCTCTTCAGGAATCCGCCAAGCTGGATGGAGCCAATGACTTTGTGATTTTTTACAAGATCATCCTGCCTCTGTGTAAGCCGGTTCTGGCAACGATTGCGTTGTTCCTGGCCGTAGGACAGTGGAATGAATGGTTCAGCACTTATCTGTACAACGGCAATAAGCCGCATCTTACCACGCTCCAGTATGAGCTCATGAAGGTATTATCATCTACCAACCAGGGCAGCGGCATGGTGAATGCCAACGATATGGCGCAGCAAATGGCGCAAATCTCGCCTGAATCGATCAAGATGGCGATTACCATTGTAGTAACCGTACCTATCCTTGTAGTGTATCCGTTCCTGCAGAAGTATTTCGTAGGCGGCATGACACTCGGTGCAGTAAAAGCTTAA
- a CDS encoding ABC transporter permease, producing MDVKALTENGVTANESVTPNPPTKRNSGFWKSVLQQKYLYLMSLPFVIWVFVFSYVPLWGWLMAFQNYKPKKSFTEQKWVGLDNFKELFHDERFYLVLRNTLAMSILGLIFGFVVPILFAVMLNELRGNVFKRTVQTVSYLPHFVSWVVVGGIVYKTLSIDGGIVNDLLLWLNVIDEPIQFMAKAKMFWGVLTVADLWKETGWNAIIYLAAITGIDKELYEAAKVDGAGRIKQMFNITLPGIRTTITVLLIMSIGHLVGIGFEKQFQLSNNMVTDYSEVLDMYALKYGIQITRFSYGTAISMFTSVVSVILLLVANGVMKKVTKESIM from the coding sequence ATGGACGTGAAAGCGCTCACTGAAAACGGTGTTACAGCTAATGAAAGCGTAACCCCCAACCCACCTACGAAACGGAATAGTGGATTTTGGAAAAGCGTACTGCAGCAAAAGTACTTATATCTGATGTCTCTTCCATTCGTGATCTGGGTATTCGTCTTCAGCTACGTGCCCTTATGGGGATGGTTGATGGCGTTCCAAAATTATAAACCGAAGAAATCCTTTACTGAGCAGAAGTGGGTCGGATTGGATAACTTCAAAGAACTCTTCCACGATGAACGCTTCTATCTTGTTTTGAGAAACACACTCGCAATGAGCATTTTGGGTCTGATATTTGGTTTCGTTGTACCCATCCTGTTCGCGGTAATGCTCAATGAGCTGCGGGGCAATGTATTTAAAAGAACAGTTCAAACGGTTTCCTACCTGCCTCACTTTGTATCCTGGGTCGTTGTAGGCGGGATTGTCTACAAGACACTCTCGATCGACGGCGGGATTGTCAATGATCTGCTGCTCTGGCTGAATGTCATTGACGAACCGATTCAGTTCATGGCCAAGGCCAAGATGTTCTGGGGAGTTTTGACGGTCGCCGACCTTTGGAAAGAAACAGGCTGGAATGCAATTATCTATCTGGCAGCGATTACAGGCATCGACAAAGAGCTGTATGAAGCAGCCAAAGTTGACGGTGCAGGCAGAATCAAACAGATGTTTAACATTACTTTGCCGGGTATCCGAACCACCATTACTGTACTCCTGATTATGTCGATTGGCCATCTCGTTGGAATCGGTTTCGAAAAACAGTTCCAGCTCAGCAATAACATGGTAACCGATTATTCGGAAGTGCTGGATATGTATGCGCTTAAGTATGGTATACAGATAACCCGCTTCTCTTACGGTACGGCAATCAGTATGTTCACTTCGGTAGTCAGTGTAATCCTGCTGCTTGTTGCTAACGGTGTAATGAAGAAAGTTACTAAAGAAAGCATTATGTAA
- a CDS encoding sensor histidine kinase — MINNMKLKYKLMLFYVVVVMIPVLIIGIILISYFRNAALDRAIDQATNNVEKIKSQMSAKLRVPTDISNLLFFDDNLETLVNRQYPNILELTKAYMDYTDFQDYILQYREIANIRFFIDNPTLVNNLSITPLTPEKESSFWYKKVMETKGIYWLYIDDKEGFIGTTKGSINKLSLLRQVAYPEYNKIGIIMVQVNQDELNNMLSQEPFETIITDEQGYIVAAKNPKLVGTTLDSFDIEVDLEHHSGNVIQTKVKGADSYVIVDEITPALSISKLKIISVFETKSILSDANKVSILGLLIISGVLLVALVMVYTISLLTTNRLLRLSRQLNQVALGNLSVVSRIDGTDEIGQLSRQFNYMVSSINQLISQVIESNEKNSRLEIAQREIKLKMMASQIHPHFLFNALESIRMNAHLKGEKEIANIVRLLGKLMRKNLEVGRERAPLKEEIEMIRSYLEIQKFRYEERLMYEIDFDTKASEILIPPLIIQPLVENSVVHGLENKEGPVHVKVSVKLIDNEIQVYVIDDGAGMSEQRLSELRGVIAQAEEEQRSRIGMRNVHQRLVLYYGEQHGLNITSEEGKGTEIAFSIPHDSDYKQ; from the coding sequence ATGATCAATAATATGAAGCTGAAGTATAAGCTAATGTTGTTTTACGTTGTGGTTGTCATGATTCCCGTACTGATTATCGGGATTATTCTGATTAGCTATTTCCGGAATGCAGCCCTGGACCGGGCCATTGATCAGGCGACAAATAACGTCGAGAAGATCAAAAGCCAGATGTCGGCCAAGCTCCGTGTACCTACGGATATCTCCAATCTTCTGTTTTTTGATGATAATCTGGAAACGCTTGTGAACAGGCAGTATCCGAACATCCTTGAGCTTACTAAGGCCTATATGGACTATACCGATTTTCAGGATTACATTTTACAGTACCGCGAAATCGCCAACATCCGCTTTTTTATCGACAATCCGACACTCGTCAACAACCTGTCGATTACGCCGCTGACTCCGGAGAAGGAATCTAGTTTTTGGTATAAAAAAGTTATGGAAACCAAAGGGATTTACTGGCTCTATATTGACGACAAAGAGGGTTTTATCGGTACCACTAAGGGGAGCATAAACAAACTCAGCCTGCTCCGCCAGGTAGCTTATCCGGAATACAACAAGATCGGAATTATCATGGTTCAGGTAAATCAGGATGAACTGAATAACATGCTGTCCCAGGAACCGTTCGAGACGATCATTACAGACGAGCAAGGCTATATTGTGGCTGCAAAGAATCCGAAGCTGGTCGGGACGACGCTGGACTCATTTGATATTGAAGTGGATCTGGAGCACCATTCCGGCAATGTTATCCAAACGAAAGTCAAAGGGGCCGATTCTTACGTTATCGTTGATGAGATTACCCCTGCACTCAGTATCAGCAAGCTGAAGATCATTTCCGTATTCGAAACCAAAAGTATACTCAGCGACGCGAATAAAGTAAGCATTCTCGGGCTGCTGATTATCAGCGGTGTATTGCTGGTGGCCCTTGTGATGGTCTATACGATCTCTTTGCTGACCACCAACCGGCTGCTCCGGCTTAGCCGCCAGCTGAATCAAGTAGCCTTGGGTAATCTGAGCGTTGTCTCCCGTATTGACGGTACAGATGAGATCGGGCAGCTATCGCGCCAATTTAACTATATGGTGTCGAGCATCAACCAGCTGATCAGCCAGGTCATTGAGAGCAATGAGAAGAACAGCAGGCTGGAGATCGCCCAACGGGAAATCAAATTGAAAATGATGGCCAGCCAGATTCATCCGCATTTCCTCTTTAATGCGCTGGAATCGATCCGGATGAATGCCCACCTGAAAGGTGAGAAGGAAATAGCGAATATCGTCAGGCTGCTCGGCAAGCTGATGCGTAAGAACCTCGAAGTCGGCAGAGAACGGGCTCCGCTTAAGGAAGAGATTGAAATGATCCGCTCCTATCTGGAAATCCAGAAGTTCCGTTATGAGGAAAGGCTGATGTATGAAATTGATTTTGACACCAAGGCCTCAGAGATTCTGATTCCGCCGCTGATCATTCAGCCGCTGGTGGAGAATTCGGTCGTCCACGGTCTAGAGAATAAAGAAGGGCCCGTTCATGTGAAAGTCAGTGTAAAGCTGATCGACAATGAGATCCAGGTATATGTGATTGATGACGGGGCAGGGATGTCAGAGCAGCGGCTCTCTGAACTGCGCGGGGTCATTGCCCAGGCGGAAGAAGAGCAGCGGAGCCGGATCGGCATGCGCAATGTGCATCAGAGACTGGTCTTGTATTACGGGGAACAGCATGGCCTGAATATTACAAGCGAGGAAGGTAAGGGAACAGAAATAGCCTTTTCCATCCCGCATGATAGCGATTACAAACAGTAG
- a CDS encoding response regulator transcription factor — protein MIKVLIVDDEPKLREGLRTLIPWEEEGYTVVATAANGFEALEKFHTFTPRLVVADIRMPGMDGLELITELRKQNANCHVLILSGYADFEYAKRAISCHIDGYLLKPVDEEELISYLQELRVTIEREEQFSKLQTEAEVSHHEAWLRGLLQPGSEDITVPEAASRLGLQGESEVILLQLMRPHKGEDGREERVRNLLESYLPPERAIFFSLPPFLGLLLKEPLKDEAARTALWQELNRIIAKEGLDFYAASGGAAAEPEQAAASYTAARELLEQAFFGRREILVDGAVEQWAEAVEEPGELADSERDEEMELLLAVETGSTEVLSPLVRQIICKLVETRHDEAYIKDNLIRIVSSTIARLEAVNPDVRTLISENASPASEVYNSYYLSDILSMVADYLEHIAKQLNTGGRGDEIKRITDLIQRRYNENLKLGMLAQIFNYNSAYLGKMFKNQIGEHFNTYLDKVRIEKAKQFLTQGMKVYEVAERVGYMNADYFNAKFRKYVGVSPSAFRKEQ, from the coding sequence ATGATAAAAGTGCTGATTGTTGATGATGAGCCCAAGCTGCGGGAAGGGCTGCGGACCTTGATCCCCTGGGAAGAAGAAGGCTATACCGTAGTGGCAACGGCGGCGAACGGATTCGAGGCGCTTGAGAAGTTCCATACCTTTACTCCCAGGCTGGTCGTCGCCGATATCCGTATGCCGGGAATGGATGGTCTGGAGCTGATTACTGAGCTTCGTAAACAAAACGCCAATTGCCATGTGCTGATTCTTAGCGGCTATGCGGACTTCGAATATGCTAAACGGGCGATTTCCTGCCATATCGACGGATATTTGCTGAAACCGGTGGATGAGGAGGAATTGATCTCTTATCTGCAGGAGCTCCGGGTAACGATAGAACGGGAAGAGCAGTTCAGCAAGCTGCAGACGGAAGCTGAGGTAAGCCATCATGAAGCCTGGCTGCGCGGGCTGCTTCAGCCTGGCAGCGAGGATATTACCGTCCCGGAAGCTGCATCCAGGCTTGGCCTGCAGGGGGAAAGTGAGGTTATTCTGCTCCAGCTGATGCGTCCCCATAAGGGGGAGGACGGAAGGGAAGAGCGGGTCCGGAACCTGCTGGAAAGCTATTTGCCGCCGGAGAGGGCAATCTTTTTCAGTTTGCCTCCGTTTCTAGGACTTTTGCTGAAGGAGCCTCTGAAAGATGAAGCTGCCCGTACGGCACTGTGGCAGGAATTGAACAGGATTATAGCCAAAGAAGGACTGGACTTTTATGCTGCATCCGGAGGAGCGGCGGCGGAGCCGGAACAGGCTGCCGCATCTTATACTGCTGCGCGGGAGCTGCTGGAGCAGGCCTTTTTCGGACGCAGGGAGATTCTGGTCGACGGGGCAGTAGAGCAGTGGGCAGAAGCAGTAGAGGAGCCCGGGGAGCTTGCTGATTCTGAACGCGATGAAGAAATGGAGCTTCTGCTGGCGGTTGAAACAGGAAGCACAGAGGTACTGTCCCCGCTAGTGAGACAAATTATCTGCAAGCTGGTTGAGACCAGACATGATGAGGCCTATATCAAAGACAATCTGATCCGGATTGTAAGCAGTACGATTGCCCGGCTGGAGGCCGTAAATCCCGATGTTCGCACGTTGATCAGCGAGAATGCCTCTCCTGCGAGTGAAGTGTACAACAGCTATTATCTTAGTGATATCCTTAGCATGGTAGCCGATTATCTGGAACATATCGCCAAGCAGCTGAACACCGGCGGACGGGGCGACGAGATTAAGCGGATTACGGATTTGATTCAGCGCCGGTATAACGAGAACCTGAAGCTGGGAATGCTTGCTCAGATTTTTAACTATAACAGTGCTTATCTGGGCAAAATGTTCAAGAATCAGATCGGCGAGCATTTTAACACTTATCTGGACAAGGTGAGAATTGAGAAAGCCAAGCAGTTTCTCACGCAGGGCATGAAGGTATACGAGGTAGCCGAACGGGTCGGCTACATGAATGCCGATTATTTCAACGCGAAATTCCGCAAATATGTAGGTGTATCTCCAAGCGCCTTCCGCAAGGAGCAGTGA
- the xylB gene encoding xylulokinase: MKYVIGVDLGTSAVKTVLVDPQGKVAFEHSAAYPLSRPQPNWSEQNPEDWVNGTLVSLRRLIETSGVDPSQVDGISFSGQMHGLVLVDSEGKVLRPAILWNDTRTTAQCRKIEKTLGTKLIDIARNKALEGFTLPKILWVQENEPEVLEQAHQFLLPKDYVRFRLTGDYAMDYSDAAGTLLLDVGAKEWSPEIAEAFGLPVSLCPRLVESFEQTGTLLPEIAEASGLLTSTKVFAGGADNACGALGAGILGEGRTMCSIGTSGVVLSYETNKDLNLEGKVHFFNHSEKDAFYIMGVTLAAGHSLTWFKETFAADKSFEELLQGVTSVPAGSGGLLFTPYISGERTPHPDANIRGSFIGMDSGHTLSHFTRSVLEGITFSLRESIEIVRESGKEITEIVAIGGGAKNEAWLQMQADIFGASIIKLESEQGPAMGAAMLAAYGSGWFASLGECAEAFIRPAEVFKPNAEQVAVYDGLFALYQEVYGQTRELNDKLAAYRK; this comes from the coding sequence ATGAAATATGTAATCGGTGTCGATCTCGGAACGAGCGCGGTAAAGACGGTATTGGTTGATCCGCAGGGGAAGGTAGCTTTTGAGCATTCGGCAGCGTATCCGCTTAGCAGACCGCAGCCCAACTGGAGTGAACAGAATCCGGAGGATTGGGTTAACGGAACACTCGTCAGCCTGCGCCGCCTAATTGAGACATCGGGTGTTGATCCGTCACAGGTAGACGGAATCAGCTTCTCCGGCCAAATGCACGGGCTTGTACTCGTGGACAGTGAAGGCAAGGTACTGCGTCCGGCTATTCTCTGGAATGATACCCGTACTACAGCACAGTGCCGCAAGATTGAGAAGACGCTTGGAACGAAGCTGATCGACATCGCCAGAAATAAGGCATTGGAAGGGTTTACGCTGCCTAAGATCCTCTGGGTTCAGGAGAACGAGCCGGAGGTTCTGGAGCAGGCCCATCAATTCCTGCTGCCGAAGGACTATGTACGTTTCCGGTTAACCGGTGATTACGCCATGGATTATTCAGATGCCGCCGGAACGCTGCTGCTGGACGTTGGTGCGAAGGAATGGAGTCCGGAAATCGCCGAAGCCTTCGGGTTGCCGGTTTCATTGTGTCCAAGACTGGTAGAATCCTTCGAACAGACTGGAACGCTGCTGCCGGAGATTGCGGAAGCTTCCGGACTGCTTACATCCACGAAGGTATTCGCCGGCGGAGCCGACAATGCCTGCGGCGCACTTGGTGCGGGAATTCTTGGTGAAGGACGGACGATGTGCAGTATCGGCACATCAGGTGTAGTTCTCTCCTACGAGACCAATAAGGATCTTAATCTGGAAGGCAAAGTCCATTTCTTTAACCACAGTGAGAAGGATGCCTTCTATATAATGGGTGTTACCCTGGCTGCAGGTCATAGCCTTACCTGGTTTAAAGAAACGTTTGCTGCTGATAAGAGCTTTGAGGAACTGCTGCAGGGCGTGACTTCCGTACCGGCAGGCAGCGGCGGGCTGCTGTTTACACCATATATCAGCGGCGAGCGCACTCCGCATCCGGATGCGAATATCCGCGGCAGCTTCATCGGGATGGACTCGGGGCATACGCTTTCACACTTTACCCGCTCCGTGCTGGAAGGAATTACGTTCTCGCTTCGCGAATCTATTGAAATTGTACGTGAATCCGGCAAGGAAATTACGGAGATTGTCGCGATTGGCGGCGGTGCCAAGAATGAAGCCTGGCTGCAGATGCAGGCGGATATTTTTGGTGCTTCAATTATTAAGCTGGAGAGCGAACAGGGGCCTGCGATGGGCGCCGCGATGCTGGCTGCATATGGCAGCGGCTGGTTCGCATCGCTGGGCGAATGCGCCGAAGCCTTCATCCGTCCGGCAGAAGTGTTCAAACCGAATGCGGAGCAGGTGGCGGTATATGACGGATTGTTCGCTCTTTACCAGGAAGTATACGGCCAGACCCGTGAATTGAACGACAAGCTGGCGGCATACCGTAAGTAA
- the xylA gene encoding xylose isomerase — MAYFESVSKISYEGSRSTNPYAFKFYNPKEIVAGKTMEEHLKFAMAYWHTLTAGGADPFGAETAVRAWDKLSTIDKAKARAEAAFEFMEKMDLQYYCFHDVDIAPEGASLREFYSNIDTIVDILEQGMKSSGKKLLWNTANMFTNPRYMHGAGSTCNADVYAYAAAQVKKGLEVGKRLGADNYVFWGGREGYETLLNTDMGLEQDNIARLFSMAVDYAKEIGFEGQFLIEPKPKEPTKHQYDFDAATTIAFLQKYNLDKHFKLNLEANHATLAGHTFEHELRVARINGMLGSLDANQGDPLLGWDTDEFPASIYDATLTLYEVLKNDGLGKGGINFDSKVRRPSFEPEDLFLAHISGMDIYAKGLKVAAKLIEDRVFDDFIAKRYSSFTEGVGADIVSGKATLASLADYALNNETPRPNQSGRQELLRATLNQYILTAE; from the coding sequence ATGGCTTATTTTGAATCAGTGAGCAAAATCTCTTACGAGGGAAGCCGTTCCACTAACCCTTACGCATTCAAATTCTACAATCCTAAAGAAATCGTAGCCGGCAAAACTATGGAAGAGCACCTGAAATTTGCAATGGCTTATTGGCATACATTAACAGCAGGCGGCGCCGATCCGTTCGGTGCTGAAACTGCAGTCCGCGCTTGGGATAAGCTGAGCACGATTGATAAGGCAAAAGCCCGTGCAGAAGCAGCATTTGAGTTCATGGAAAAAATGGACCTGCAGTACTACTGCTTCCATGACGTAGACATCGCTCCTGAAGGCGCATCTTTGCGTGAGTTCTACAGCAACATTGATACCATCGTAGACATCCTTGAACAAGGTATGAAGTCTTCCGGCAAAAAATTGCTGTGGAACACTGCCAACATGTTCACCAACCCGCGCTATATGCACGGTGCAGGCTCTACCTGCAACGCTGATGTGTATGCATACGCAGCTGCACAGGTTAAGAAAGGTCTGGAAGTTGGTAAACGTCTGGGCGCTGACAACTATGTATTCTGGGGCGGCCGTGAAGGCTATGAAACTCTGCTGAATACAGATATGGGCCTGGAGCAGGACAACATTGCCCGCCTGTTCAGCATGGCTGTAGACTATGCTAAGGAAATCGGCTTCGAAGGCCAGTTCCTGATCGAGCCTAAACCGAAAGAGCCTACTAAACACCAATACGACTTCGATGCAGCAACTACTATCGCGTTCCTGCAGAAGTACAACCTTGATAAACACTTCAAGCTGAACCTTGAAGCTAACCATGCAACCCTTGCAGGCCACACTTTCGAGCATGAGCTGCGTGTAGCACGCATCAACGGCATGCTGGGATCGCTGGATGCGAACCAGGGCGATCCGCTTCTGGGCTGGGATACCGATGAATTCCCTGCAAGCATCTACGATGCTACCCTGACCCTGTATGAAGTACTGAAGAACGACGGACTTGGCAAAGGCGGTATCAACTTCGACTCCAAAGTACGCCGTCCTTCCTTCGAGCCTGAGGACCTGTTCCTGGCACATATCTCCGGTATGGACATCTATGCTAAGGGTCTGAAGGTTGCCGCTAAGCTTATTGAAGATCGTGTATTCGACGACTTCATCGCTAAACGTTACAGCAGCTTCACTGAAGGCGTAGGTGCTGATATCGTATCCGGCAAAGCAACTTTGGCTTCGCTGGCTGATTATGCCCTCAACAATGAAACTCCGCGTCCGAACCAGTCCGGACGTCAAGAGCTGCTCAGAGCGACTTTGAACCAGTACATCCTGACAGCTGAGTAA
- a CDS encoding ROK family transcriptional regulator: MKVTGDQALVKKINKSIILHTIRMFSPVSRAKVSEMTGLNKATVSNLVAELCGQELVTEAGPGESSGGRKPLMLHFNAMAGSVIGIELRVKQLTAVLCDLGGGILQELDYRLEAHDFPYVLEQMKRIIADLIAMAPPSPYGIVGIGVGVPGMVDEHGVVLFAPNLGWEMIDLRSILENSFSVPVTIDNEANAGAQGELNFGAARDVRHLLYISAGSGIGSGIIIGGELYKGARGYAGETGHMTIEAEGKPCSCGSRGCWELYASEKTYDNSGLTLPARTTRELVRHARSGQEDALAHFSSMGEYLGIGVTNLINSFNPELIVIGGALSEAEPWLGEPLRRVVAERTLPYHKQQLEITFSKLGSRGTMIGAGFSAVMHFLGNIRVTL, encoded by the coding sequence GTGAAAGTTACAGGTGACCAGGCCCTGGTCAAAAAGATCAATAAATCAATTATTCTACATACGATCCGCATGTTCTCCCCGGTCTCACGGGCCAAGGTGTCCGAGATGACCGGCCTCAACAAAGCAACCGTATCGAATCTTGTTGCCGAGCTATGCGGCCAGGAGCTTGTCACTGAAGCCGGACCCGGCGAATCCAGCGGAGGACGCAAACCGCTGATGCTGCATTTCAATGCGATGGCTGGAAGTGTAATCGGCATTGAGCTGCGGGTAAAACAGCTTACGGCCGTACTATGCGACCTCGGCGGCGGCATTCTGCAGGAACTGGATTACCGGCTGGAGGCCCATGATTTCCCTTATGTACTGGAGCAGATGAAACGGATCATCGCCGATCTGATCGCCATGGCTCCGCCTTCCCCGTATGGCATCGTAGGGATTGGTGTAGGGGTACCGGGGATGGTTGACGAGCACGGCGTTGTGCTGTTTGCACCTAACCTTGGCTGGGAGATGATCGATCTGCGGTCCATCCTGGAAAACTCATTTTCAGTCCCGGTCACGATTGACAATGAAGCAAATGCGGGGGCACAGGGAGAGCTGAATTTCGGTGCGGCACGCGATGTCCGCCATTTGCTCTACATCAGTGCGGGGTCAGGGATCGGTTCGGGGATCATCATCGGCGGGGAGCTGTATAAGGGTGCCCGCGGATATGCAGGAGAGACCGGCCATATGACCATAGAGGCGGAAGGCAAGCCCTGCAGCTGCGGCAGCCGCGGCTGCTGGGAGCTGTATGCTTCCGAGAAGACCTATGATAATTCGGGGCTAACGCTGCCCGCACGTACAACCCGGGAACTCGTCCGCCATGCACGCAGTGGACAGGAGGACGCCTTAGCCCACTTCTCGTCCATGGGAGAGTATCTGGGAATCGGGGTAACCAACCTCATTAACAGCTTCAACCCTGAGCTGATTGTTATCGGCGGAGCCTTATCCGAAGCCGAGCCGTGGCTAGGCGAGCCGCTGCGCCGAGTGGTAGCCGAGCGTACGCTTCCCTATCACAAGCAGCAGTTAGAGATTACATTCTCCAAGCTGGGCAGCCGCGGAACGATGATTGGTGCCGGTTTCTCGGCCGTGATGCATTTTCTCGGCAATATTAGGGTTACACTCTGA
- a CDS encoding GNAT family N-acetyltransferase, with the protein MLICLRDYWNYDAVKDLLALCMMADGEVIGQEINSYNTEDSKELFGCFVDGELAGLAGIIRQSEQALEIRHLAVQTKWQGKGIGRGMITEISRTAGIETITAETDHEAVGFYRSTGFAITSLGEKYPGVERFACILSVGAAAQSRM; encoded by the coding sequence TTGTTAATATGCTTAAGGGATTATTGGAATTATGATGCGGTGAAAGACTTGCTGGCTCTGTGCATGATGGCTGACGGCGAGGTGATCGGGCAGGAAATAAACAGCTACAACACAGAGGATTCCAAGGAATTGTTCGGCTGTTTTGTAGACGGTGAATTGGCAGGATTAGCCGGGATTATCCGGCAGAGTGAGCAAGCATTAGAAATCAGACATCTTGCGGTTCAGACGAAATGGCAGGGAAAAGGAATTGGCAGAGGAATGATTACGGAGATCAGCAGAACCGCAGGAATTGAAACGATTACTGCAGAGACTGATCATGAGGCTGTGGGCTTTTACAGGAGTACCGGATTTGCCATTACCAGCCTGGGCGAAAAATATCCCGGAGTTGAGCGCTTTGCCTGTATTCTGTCCGTAGGCGCTGCAGCACAGAGCAGAATGTAA
- a CDS encoding glutaredoxin family protein: protein MENVIVYTSTNCPHCRQVKSFLSEQGVSYEERNIEQNDDFAQQVWDMGLRAVPVTVIGDFKIVGMNKTQFTKALATV, encoded by the coding sequence ATGGAAAATGTAATTGTGTACACTTCAACCAACTGTCCACATTGCCGCCAGGTAAAAAGCTTCCTGAGCGAACAGGGTGTATCCTACGAGGAACGCAACATTGAGCAGAACGACGATTTTGCACAACAGGTTTGGGATATGGGCCTAAGAGCCGTGCCTGTAACGGTTATCGGCGATTTCAAAATTGTAGGGATGAATAAAACCCAATTTACCAAAGCATTGGCGACTGTTTAA
- the trxB gene encoding thioredoxin-disulfide reductase has protein sequence MYKSIIVGTGPAGLTAAIYLARANLNPLVIEGPQPGGQLTTTTEIENFPGFPEGIMGPELMDNMRKQAERFGAKFITGWVNSVDLGERPYKLEVEGMGTFVTDTLIISTGATAKYLGIPGEQDNIGRGVSTCATCDGFFFRGKEIVVVGGGDSALEEAGFLTRFASKVTLVHRREELRGSKIMQDRVRDNAKVAWGLNRTPLEVVSGDKGVNGLKVLNNLTGEEEIIEASGVFVAIGHHPNTAFLGGQITTDANGYIVTNPGTSETNIPGVFACGDVQDTRYRQAITAAGSGCMAAMDAEKYIESLEHSAVIL, from the coding sequence ATGTATAAATCAATTATCGTCGGTACCGGACCTGCCGGGCTGACTGCTGCGATCTATCTGGCCCGGGCCAACCTGAATCCGCTGGTGATCGAAGGTCCCCAACCAGGTGGACAGCTGACAACTACAACAGAAATTGAGAATTTTCCGGGATTTCCTGAAGGGATTATGGGACCGGAGCTCATGGACAATATGCGTAAGCAGGCAGAACGCTTCGGGGCCAAATTCATTACAGGCTGGGTAAACAGTGTGGATCTTGGGGAACGCCCTTACAAGCTTGAAGTGGAGGGAATGGGAACCTTCGTGACCGATACCCTGATTATTTCCACTGGCGCAACAGCAAAATATCTCGGGATTCCCGGCGAACAGGATAATATCGGACGCGGTGTCAGCACCTGCGCCACTTGCGATGGTTTCTTCTTCCGCGGTAAGGAAATTGTCGTGGTCGGAGGCGGGGACTCTGCGCTTGAGGAAGCTGGCTTCCTGACCCGCTTTGCCTCCAAAGTAACACTGGTACACCGCCGCGAAGAGCTGCGTGGCTCGAAGATCATGCAGGATCGTGTCCGTGACAACGCTAAGGTTGCCTGGGGCCTGAACCGCACTCCGCTGGAAGTAGTCTCCGGTGACAAAGGTGTAAACGGGCTTAAGGTGCTGAATAATTTAACAGGTGAAGAAGAAATTATTGAAGCCAGCGGCGTATTTGTAGCGATTGGCCATCATCCGAACACAGCCTTCCTGGGCGGACAGATCACTACCGATGCGAATGGATATATTGTGACCAATCCGGGCACTTCCGAGACTAACATCCCTGGCGTATTCGCTTGCGGCGACGTGCAGGATACCCGTTACAGACAGGCGATCACGGCAGCCGGCAGCGGATGCATGGCAGCTATGGATGCTGAGAAATATATTGAAAGCCTGGAACATAGCGCAGTAATTCTGTAA